A window of Mucilaginibacter paludis DSM 18603 contains these coding sequences:
- a CDS encoding FN3 domain-containing metallophosphoesterase family protein, whose amino-acid sequence MLNNKIPRKSFLTSLSLVTGATLLPSLLRGGIRMPDNQELIKCGPYLQSPRQNQVTIRWITNKPVYSWIKFGESPTQLDQIQHQSTDGLANANTTIQAITIDGLKPGKIYYYQILSKEIIDFKPYKVTYGNTYTSEILTFKTLKAAGDDAEIWILNDIHDRPESFQQILQFHHPDADFIFLNGDMFNWQKDEQQLVDHLISPLVKAAGANIPFILSRGNHETRGAFARDLHAYFNGVDEKYYYSFTHGPMYIIVLDSGEDKADDHPEYAGLVDFDSYREQQKQWLEKELQKKEFKDAKYKIVFSHIPLFYAGTGHGVQHCRQLWAPLLNDAKISVLISGHTHVYGLHPPKAGEHNYPVIIGGGPLDHIRTLIKLKYDKTGLRATTFNDSGTQLDSLLIGA is encoded by the coding sequence ATGTTGAATAATAAAATACCCCGCAAATCTTTTTTAACCTCTCTATCCCTGGTAACAGGGGCAACATTACTGCCATCCTTACTGCGTGGAGGAATCCGTATGCCCGATAATCAGGAGTTGATTAAATGCGGTCCTTATCTGCAGTCGCCCCGTCAAAATCAGGTAACCATCAGGTGGATAACCAACAAGCCTGTTTACAGCTGGATAAAATTTGGCGAAAGCCCAACGCAATTGGATCAGATACAACATCAATCGACCGACGGATTGGCTAATGCAAACACAACAATACAGGCCATCACGATAGACGGACTAAAGCCTGGCAAAATATACTATTACCAGATCCTGTCGAAAGAAATAATTGATTTTAAACCTTATAAGGTGACTTACGGCAACACCTACACCAGCGAAATTTTAACATTCAAAACCTTAAAGGCTGCCGGGGATGATGCTGAGATCTGGATTTTGAACGATATTCACGACAGACCAGAATCGTTTCAACAAATATTACAATTTCACCACCCCGATGCCGACTTTATCTTTTTAAACGGCGATATGTTTAACTGGCAAAAAGACGAACAACAATTAGTTGATCATTTGATTAGTCCCCTGGTTAAGGCGGCCGGTGCAAACATCCCTTTTATTTTATCTCGTGGCAATCACGAAACACGGGGCGCTTTCGCCCGCGATCTACATGCTTATTTTAACGGTGTGGATGAAAAATACTATTATTCTTTTACGCACGGCCCCATGTATATCATCGTGCTCGACTCGGGCGAGGACAAAGCGGACGATCACCCGGAATATGCTGGCCTGGTTGATTTTGACAGCTACAGGGAACAGCAAAAGCAATGGCTTGAAAAAGAACTCCAGAAAAAGGAATTTAAAGATGCAAAGTATAAAATAGTATTCAGCCATATTCCCTTGTTTTACGCCGGTACCGGCCACGGCGTTCAGCACTGCCGCCAGCTATGGGCGCCCCTGTTAAACGATGCAAAGATCAGCGTGCTGATTAGCGGCCATACCCACGTTTATGGCTTACACCCGCCGAAAGCCGGGGAGCACAATTATCCGGTGATTATAGGCGGAGGCCCGTTGGATCACATCCGTACTTTAATCAAATTAAAATACGACAAAACAGGGTTAAGAGCCACCACCTTTAACGATAGCGGCACCCAGCTTGATTCGTTATTGATAGGTGCTTAA
- a CDS encoding RagB/SusD family nutrient uptake outer membrane protein, with protein sequence MKNIFIIAILSLILFESCTKVLDRQPLSQISPENAFNSESELQLYVNSFYDSMLPLADKDDNAFTSLYNESADNIVRDSYSDLLTGNRTIPISGGGWSWGNLRNINYFLQNYKIGGLTNNITNKYVGVAKFFRAYFYFNMVARFGDVPWYSKPLESNDVAMLTTPRTPRTVVMDSVMNDIDFAIANLGTAKDVSQITKSTALALKSRICLFEGTFRKYHTEFGLPNATDFLQKSADASLLLMQSGLYKIYKTTPNIAYRDLFASYNPVTDEVILARQYNVSLSIYHSVNYYTMVSSYGRPGMEKSLVNSYLMKDGSRFTDQPGYATMAFYAEMQNRDPRLYQTVRAPGYQRIGGTTNLTPTYTAATTGYQMIKFVTAATEDGISKSYNALPIFRYAEVLLNYAEAKAETGTLSQADVDASIKLLRDRVGMPNLNLADAINRPDPYLAKQYINVSGANQGAILEVRRERRLELVMEGFRWNDLMRWKEGHLLAVPFKGQYFPGAGSFDLDGDGKNDLIIYTGTKPSGSGVQFLKLGNDVILDNGSSGNIAVNGNIPKTFNENRDYLFPIPVQELQLNPNLKQNPGWQ encoded by the coding sequence ATGAAAAATATTTTTATAATAGCGATATTAAGTTTGATTTTGTTTGAAAGTTGTACCAAGGTGTTGGACCGGCAGCCGCTTTCGCAAATCTCGCCCGAAAATGCTTTCAACTCCGAAAGTGAGCTGCAACTTTATGTAAACTCGTTTTACGACAGCATGCTGCCGCTGGCTGATAAAGATGATAACGCCTTTACCAGTTTGTATAATGAAAGTGCAGACAATATCGTAAGGGACAGCTATTCTGACCTGCTGACCGGCAACCGTACAATCCCCATTTCAGGGGGAGGGTGGAGCTGGGGTAACTTGCGCAACATCAATTATTTTTTACAGAATTACAAAATTGGAGGCCTCACTAATAACATCACCAATAAATATGTTGGCGTAGCTAAGTTTTTCAGGGCTTACTTTTATTTTAATATGGTGGCCCGCTTTGGCGATGTGCCCTGGTATTCCAAACCTTTGGAATCAAACGACGTAGCCATGCTGACTACCCCCCGTACACCGCGCACTGTGGTGATGGATTCTGTTATGAATGATATTGATTTTGCAATTGCAAATTTAGGAACGGCTAAAGATGTTTCGCAGATTACAAAATCAACGGCACTTGCGCTCAAATCGCGTATCTGTTTATTTGAGGGTACCTTCAGAAAGTACCATACTGAGTTTGGCTTACCAAACGCTACAGATTTTTTGCAGAAATCGGCGGATGCCTCGTTGTTGTTAATGCAATCGGGCCTGTATAAGATTTATAAAACTACGCCCAATATAGCGTACCGCGATCTTTTTGCATCTTACAACCCCGTTACCGACGAGGTGATTTTGGCCCGGCAGTATAACGTGTCGCTGTCTATCTATCACAGTGTTAATTATTATACCATGGTATCATCCTACGGAAGGCCGGGGATGGAAAAAAGTTTGGTGAACAGTTACCTGATGAAGGATGGTAGCCGCTTTACCGATCAGCCAGGTTATGCAACCATGGCTTTTTATGCCGAGATGCAAAACCGGGATCCGCGGCTATATCAAACAGTGCGGGCACCGGGCTATCAGCGGATAGGCGGCACAACTAACCTTACACCTACCTATACCGCGGCCACAACCGGCTACCAGATGATTAAGTTTGTAACCGCAGCCACCGAAGATGGGATCAGTAAATCGTACAATGCCTTGCCTATCTTCAGGTATGCGGAGGTTTTGCTCAACTATGCTGAGGCTAAAGCCGAAACCGGTACCCTGAGCCAGGCCGACGTGGATGCGTCCATCAAACTACTCCGTGACCGGGTGGGGATGCCCAATCTGAACCTGGCCGATGCCATTAACCGCCCCGATCCATACCTTGCCAAACAATACATCAATGTAAGCGGCGCCAACCAGGGTGCCATTTTAGAAGTGAGGAGGGAGCGCAGGTTAGAGTTAGTGATGGAAGGCTTCAGGTGGAACGATTTGATGCGCTGGAAAGAAGGCCATTTACTCGCGGTACCGTTTAAGGGCCAGTATTTTCCGGGAGCGGGTAGCTTCGACCTGGATGGCGATGGCAAAAATGACCTGATCATTTACACCGGCACCAAACCCAGCGGATCGGGCGTCCAATTTTTGAAACTGGGGAATGACGTGATTTTAGATAACGGGTCGAGCGGTAACATCGCCGTGAACGGCAATATCCCCAAAACGTTCAACGAAAATCGCGATTACCTTTTCCCGATACCCGTGCAGGAATTGCAGCTTAATCCAAATTTGAAACAAAATCCGGGCTGGCAATAA
- a CDS encoding TonB-dependent receptor, which produces MKLTLMIIIAASLHLSAAVFSQSINLAEKNVPMEKVLGSIQEQSGYEFFYDNKQIKQAARVSITVKGATVKQVLDQLFKGQPFTYTIDDRTIILRKKEEIQQPEIAAPVVIAITGTIVDELGNPLPGVTIKEKATNHVAVADNKGLFTINVTNDKATLVFSFIGYTTQEIKIGGQQSLKVTLLPSVNSLNDVVVVGYGVQKKVNLTGAVSQVDGKIFADKPVANIAQSLQGVVPNLNITFSDGHPGSGGTYNIRGTASINGGTPLILVDGVPGNINMINPSDVESISVLKDAASSAIYGARGAFGVILVTTKQGKAGKLTVNYNMNYGIQKQTTRTDFITDGFTMDSLVDVSFSRHNGSSYTKYTDADYAELKKRQTDKSLPSVVVQNRNGVDQYVYYGSTDWYHWLYQNSQPSVSQNLSLSGGSDKVTFLISGRAFEQKGMYQPYLNTDIFHSYNFRAKVNARVNNWLSMYTNTQFSANDYTWPGYGINTNFFNFAVHAMASYVPQNPDGTFTYKTNLNSYDIGNGIFADLQHGKTHGGNRNYDITNTVGFNIDVSKNLVFTGNYTFELIPYSDYQRKTLIPYSIFPGKVSYLGTDQLTQNTHLDNQHTVNFYGTYSQNISKHHMKLMAGVNQEIKTYTSNSGSVQNLLSEDLNQLDLGTGLEQNGGNSSQWALLGFFGRANYDYDNKYLVEFNGRYDGTSRFRPDSRFGFFPSVSAGWRVSQEPFFKPLKSVVSELKLRGSYGTLGNQDVGSGASNLYPYIPVVNTGLSGWISNGSQTQTLKSPTPVSPNFTWEKSATIDWGADVNFFDNRLQVSYDIYKRKTTDMLVNGQTLPAVFGAGSPKQNAGNLETDGFDLSVQWNSRLMLAGKDFRYNIGVVLSDFTTKITKFDNPTNQLSNYYVGQNVGEIWGYAIGGYFKTDAEAQSYPVNQTAVNTQILGSPGEWKSLHAGDIKYLDLNGDGVINNGQNTLANHGDMRVIGNRLPRYSYGITGGFSWNNIDMSFAFQGIGKQNWFPGSDAGMFWGPYSRPYFSFIPKDMPSQMWSPSNPDAYFPLLRGYEAYSGGGELHTTNDKYLQDLAYIRLKNLTVGYTLPKQLVERVKLQKVRVYFSGQNLLTFTKLKNKYIDPEQVASGSADDTNGNDYPFFKNYAFGIDITF; this is translated from the coding sequence ATGAAACTAACATTAATGATTATAATTGCCGCTTCTCTCCATCTGTCGGCGGCCGTATTCTCCCAAAGTATCAATCTCGCTGAAAAAAATGTGCCGATGGAAAAGGTGCTCGGCAGTATACAGGAACAAAGCGGGTACGAATTTTTTTACGATAACAAACAAATTAAACAGGCCGCCAGGGTATCAATCACGGTAAAAGGTGCCACCGTAAAGCAGGTATTGGATCAACTTTTTAAAGGCCAGCCATTTACCTATACCATTGACGACAGAACGATCATCCTTCGCAAAAAAGAAGAAATTCAGCAGCCGGAAATTGCTGCGCCAGTTGTTATTGCCATTACAGGTACCATTGTTGATGAGCTCGGCAATCCCCTTCCGGGTGTTACCATTAAAGAAAAAGCCACCAATCATGTAGCGGTAGCCGATAATAAAGGCCTCTTTACCATCAATGTTACCAATGATAAGGCAACGCTTGTTTTTTCATTTATAGGTTATACTACTCAGGAAATTAAAATTGGCGGTCAGCAGTCGTTAAAAGTGACGCTATTGCCCAGCGTAAACAGCTTAAATGATGTAGTTGTGGTAGGTTACGGCGTGCAGAAAAAAGTTAACCTTACCGGAGCCGTAAGCCAGGTTGACGGTAAGATATTTGCAGACAAACCGGTGGCCAATATAGCGCAATCATTACAAGGGGTTGTGCCTAACCTCAACATCACCTTTAGCGACGGGCATCCGGGCAGCGGCGGAACCTATAACATCCGCGGAACAGCTTCAATAAACGGTGGTACGCCTTTAATTTTAGTTGATGGTGTTCCGGGTAACATCAACATGATCAACCCGAGCGATGTGGAATCCATCTCCGTACTTAAAGATGCCGCATCATCAGCCATATATGGCGCGCGCGGCGCATTCGGCGTTATTTTGGTTACTACCAAGCAAGGCAAAGCCGGAAAGCTGACCGTGAACTATAACATGAATTACGGCATTCAAAAGCAAACCACCAGAACCGATTTTATTACAGACGGCTTTACCATGGATTCGCTTGTTGATGTTTCTTTCTCACGCCACAATGGTAGCTCATACACCAAATATACCGATGCAGATTACGCGGAGTTAAAAAAGCGGCAAACCGATAAATCGTTACCATCAGTTGTGGTTCAAAACCGTAACGGTGTGGATCAGTATGTTTATTACGGCAGTACCGACTGGTATCACTGGCTGTACCAAAATTCGCAGCCTTCCGTATCACAAAATCTTTCCCTATCCGGAGGATCCGACAAGGTTACCTTCCTGATATCAGGCAGGGCGTTTGAACAAAAGGGGATGTATCAGCCATATTTAAATACCGATATTTTTCACTCCTATAATTTCAGGGCTAAGGTTAACGCGCGGGTAAATAACTGGTTGAGCATGTACACCAATACCCAGTTTTCGGCAAATGATTATACCTGGCCGGGTTACGGTATCAATACTAATTTTTTCAATTTCGCGGTTCACGCTATGGCGTCTTATGTTCCGCAGAATCCTGATGGTACTTTTACCTATAAAACCAATTTAAACAGTTATGATATAGGTAACGGTATTTTTGCCGATCTGCAACATGGCAAAACACACGGCGGAAACCGCAATTACGATATCACCAATACAGTCGGCTTCAATATTGATGTCTCCAAAAATCTCGTGTTCACAGGGAATTACACTTTCGAATTAATTCCGTATTCTGATTATCAACGCAAAACGTTGATACCCTACTCCATTTTTCCGGGCAAAGTATCCTATTTAGGTACCGACCAGTTAACCCAGAACACGCATCTGGATAACCAGCATACCGTTAATTTTTATGGCACCTATTCGCAAAACATCAGTAAGCACCATATGAAATTAATGGCCGGTGTTAACCAGGAAATTAAAACCTATACTTCTAACAGCGGTTCGGTGCAAAACCTTTTATCCGAAGATTTGAACCAGCTTGATTTAGGTACTGGATTAGAGCAAAACGGTGGTAACAGCAGCCAATGGGCATTGCTCGGTTTTTTTGGTCGCGCCAATTATGATTACGATAACAAATACCTGGTTGAATTTAATGGCCGCTACGATGGCACATCTCGTTTCCGGCCTGACAGCCGGTTTGGGTTTTTCCCTTCGGTATCCGCAGGATGGCGTGTGAGCCAGGAGCCGTTTTTTAAACCGTTAAAGAGCGTAGTATCTGAATTAAAGCTGCGTGGCTCATACGGAACTTTGGGCAACCAGGACGTAGGCTCGGGTGCCAGCAATTTATACCCTTATATTCCGGTAGTCAATACCGGCCTTTCCGGTTGGATCAGTAACGGAAGTCAAACCCAGACACTCAAATCGCCTACGCCGGTATCGCCCAATTTTACCTGGGAAAAATCGGCTACCATTGACTGGGGTGCCGATGTGAACTTTTTTGATAACAGGTTGCAGGTATCCTATGATATTTATAAAAGAAAGACTACGGATATGCTGGTGAACGGACAAACCTTGCCCGCTGTATTTGGCGCAGGCTCACCCAAGCAAAATGCCGGTAATTTAGAAACCGATGGTTTTGATCTGTCGGTGCAATGGAATAGCAGGTTGATGCTGGCCGGTAAAGATTTTAGGTACAATATAGGAGTTGTACTATCAGACTTTACCACCAAAATAACCAAGTTTGATAACCCCACCAACCAGTTAAGTAACTATTATGTAGGCCAAAACGTTGGCGAAATATGGGGCTATGCCATTGGAGGATATTTTAAGACGGACGCCGAAGCGCAAAGCTATCCCGTTAATCAAACGGCGGTAAACACGCAGATATTGGGATCGCCGGGCGAATGGAAATCGTTACATGCCGGAGATATTAAATACTTAGACCTGAATGGTGACGGTGTGATCAATAACGGCCAAAATACATTAGCTAACCATGGCGATATGCGGGTTATTGGTAACCGGCTGCCAAGGTACTCTTACGGCATCACCGGCGGCTTCAGCTGGAATAACATCGATATGTCGTTCGCGTTTCAAGGTATAGGCAAGCAAAACTGGTTTCCGGGGTCGGATGCAGGAATGTTCTGGGGGCCTTATTCCCGTCCGTACTTTTCCTTTATCCCGAAAGATATGCCGTCACAAATGTGGTCGCCAAGCAATCCGGATGCTTACTTCCCGCTATTGCGCGGATATGAGGCCTACAGCGGCGGCGGCGAGTTGCATACCACTAACGATAAGTATTTGCAGGACTTAGCCTACATTCGGCTTAAAAACCTCACCGTAGGCTATACCTTGCCCAAGCAATTGGTTGAGCGTGTTAAACTCCAAAAGGTGCGCGTTTACTTTAGCGGCCAAAATTTATTAACATTCACCAAGCTGAAAAATAAATACATTGACCCTGAACAAGTGGCTTCCGGCTCAGCAGATGATACCAACGGGAATGATTACCCATTCTTTAAAAACTACGCTTTTGGCATCGATATCACCTTTTAA
- a CDS encoding FecR family protein — protein sequence MMDKKIAEELIKKYNEGTCTKAEEALVESWFLQYLEENPSYPSREKIDEVNQRMEKAISDTFAPAKPGYYRVLYRWSAAAAVLVILSIGGYFMVLHRPAAQSIVKKEIHDAGPGDNKAILTLNNGQQIALTTAQNGVLSHQGAVQINKTSKGEVVYQKNGPAHVASAINYNTLLTPRGGQWKLTLSDGTQVWLNASSSIRYPTVFPEGERKVEITGEAYFEVAKNKSKPFRILSNGQTVEVLGTHFNINAYADEQEIKTTLLEGSVKIIKGQNELIIKPGQQARTKAGGTEITINDQVKAMDEVAWKDGYFRFNNADLPTIMRQFARWYDVKVIYNGKIGEHQFNGKITRQANLSRVLKILSLGGVNFKIEGKQLIVLP from the coding sequence ATGATGGATAAAAAAATAGCCGAAGAATTAATAAAAAAGTACAATGAGGGCACCTGTACAAAAGCGGAGGAAGCCCTTGTTGAAAGTTGGTTCCTGCAATACCTGGAAGAAAATCCATCGTATCCCTCACGGGAGAAGATAGATGAGGTAAACCAGCGGATGGAAAAAGCTATCAGCGATACGTTTGCACCCGCAAAACCTGGTTATTACAGGGTATTGTACAGATGGAGTGCGGCTGCGGCCGTCCTGGTAATACTATCCATTGGTGGGTATTTTATGGTTTTACATCGGCCAGCAGCTCAGTCAATCGTTAAAAAAGAAATTCATGATGCCGGTCCCGGCGATAACAAAGCTATATTAACTTTAAATAATGGGCAGCAAATTGCATTAACAACCGCCCAAAATGGTGTGCTAAGTCACCAGGGCGCCGTCCAGATCAACAAAACCAGCAAAGGCGAGGTGGTTTATCAAAAAAACGGCCCGGCACATGTTGCTTCAGCTATCAATTACAATACTTTGTTAACGCCTCGCGGCGGACAGTGGAAGCTTACCCTGTCTGACGGTACACAGGTTTGGTTAAATGCCAGTTCAAGTATCCGGTACCCCACGGTTTTTCCGGAGGGCGAACGTAAGGTGGAAATTACCGGCGAAGCCTATTTCGAAGTGGCTAAAAATAAATCTAAGCCATTCCGCATTTTGAGTAACGGGCAAACGGTTGAAGTTTTAGGCACACATTTTAACATCAATGCTTACGCCGACGAGCAGGAAATTAAAACCACCTTACTGGAGGGTAGTGTTAAAATTATCAAAGGGCAAAACGAATTGATTATTAAACCAGGGCAACAGGCCCGCACCAAGGCAGGCGGAACAGAAATAACAATTAACGATCAGGTTAAGGCCATGGATGAAGTAGCCTGGAAGGACGGGTATTTCCGGTTTAATAATGCCGATCTGCCAACCATTATGCGCCAGTTTGCAAGATGGTATGATGTGAAAGTGATTTATAACGGCAAAATTGGCGAGCATCAGTTTAACGGCAAAATTACCCGGCAGGCTAACCTGTCCAGGGTGCTCAAAATACTGAGTCTGGGCGGCGTGAATTTCAAAATAGAAGGAAAGCAACTCATTGTATTGCCCTGA
- a CDS encoding RNA polymerase sigma-70 factor: MLDVTSIADAELVVLLKEGHRAAFSEIYARYQGLLYIYACKIVKDEDEAEDIVQDIFIYLWSKHSQIQFNSSLSAYLYSAVRYKFFDLLDRKKVRVDYAESLGKFLDTGVAITDEYIREKELANLIEKEIARLPAKMREVFELSRKAHLSHREIAQKLNLSEKTVKNQVNNSLKELRFKLGLFSILLFLFK, encoded by the coding sequence ATGTTAGATGTTACCTCAATAGCGGATGCTGAACTGGTTGTTCTTTTAAAAGAGGGACACCGGGCAGCTTTTTCTGAAATTTATGCCCGGTACCAGGGCTTACTATACATTTATGCCTGCAAAATTGTAAAAGACGAGGACGAAGCTGAAGATATTGTACAAGACATCTTTATTTATTTGTGGAGCAAGCATAGCCAAATTCAGTTCAATTCGTCGTTATCCGCTTACCTGTACAGTGCTGTGCGCTACAAATTTTTTGATTTGCTTGACCGGAAAAAAGTAAGGGTTGACTATGCCGAATCATTAGGGAAGTTTTTAGATACCGGTGTGGCTATTACCGACGAATACATCCGCGAAAAGGAATTAGCCAACCTGATTGAAAAGGAGATAGCCCGGTTACCAGCTAAGATGCGGGAGGTATTTGAATTGAGCCGGAAAGCTCACCTCTCGCATAGGGAAATTGCGCAAAAGCTTAACTTATCAGAAAAAACTGTAAAAAACCAGGTTAATAACTCACTTAAAGAGTTACGATTTAAGCTTGGCCTGTTCTCGATATTGCTTTTTTTATTTAAATAA
- a CDS encoding amidohydrolase family protein — MRIVTLEEHISFPEMADQIPKAALGSFGRSEAMQRIAPKLADITGERLKSMDANGISMQVLSVDSSGVNLLSPQQGPAFATQYNDLIANRIAGFEKRFTAFAHLPMTAPFAAADELERAVKEHHFCGAMIRGLTGDQFLDHPQFAPIFERAQKLDVPIYLHPGLPPKGVADIYYSGLPNYSGMAEALACYGWGWHSETALHVLRLLFSGIFDQYPKLKLVIGHMGEMLPMMMARSEKAFKPGNGGANVRTLTDTFRSQVYLTTSGFFTQPPLKIALDTFGIDHVMFSVDYPFSTNEMGIEFLNEIDLPDEEVARIAHGNADKLLNLKA; from the coding sequence ATGCGAATAGTTACACTCGAAGAACATATCTCTTTTCCGGAAATGGCCGATCAAATACCCAAAGCGGCGCTCGGTAGTTTTGGCCGGTCGGAAGCGATGCAACGTATAGCGCCAAAACTGGCCGATATTACCGGGGAGCGTTTAAAATCAATGGATGCCAACGGCATCAGCATGCAGGTACTTTCGGTAGATAGCTCGGGTGTTAACTTGTTAAGCCCGCAGCAAGGCCCTGCTTTCGCTACGCAATATAATGACCTGATTGCGAATCGTATTGCGGGCTTCGAGAAACGGTTTACAGCTTTTGCCCATTTACCCATGACCGCCCCGTTTGCCGCCGCCGACGAATTGGAACGTGCAGTTAAAGAACACCATTTTTGCGGCGCCATGATCCGGGGCCTAACCGGGGACCAGTTTTTAGATCATCCCCAATTTGCGCCGATATTTGAGCGGGCCCAAAAACTCGACGTTCCAATTTATCTGCACCCCGGCCTGCCGCCCAAAGGGGTAGCCGATATTTACTATAGCGGATTGCCCAATTACTCTGGCATGGCAGAGGCGCTGGCCTGCTACGGTTGGGGATGGCACTCAGAAACGGCTTTACATGTTTTGCGGCTACTTTTTTCGGGCATTTTTGATCAATATCCCAAACTGAAATTGGTGATAGGCCACATGGGAGAGATGCTGCCCATGATGATGGCACGGTCGGAGAAAGCCTTTAAACCCGGCAACGGAGGAGCTAATGTGCGTACGCTTACCGACACCTTTCGCAGCCAGGTGTATTTAACTACCAGCGGCTTTTTTACCCAGCCACCTTTAAAAATTGCATTGGATACCTTTGGAATTGATCATGTGATGTTTTCTGTTGATTATCCCTTTAGTACAAACGAAATGGGAATTGAATTTTTAAATGAGATTGATCTTCCTGATGAAGAAGTAGCCAGGATTGCCCATGGTAATGCCGACAAACTTTTGAATCTGAAAGCATAA
- a CDS encoding RICIN domain-containing protein: MANVNENQRFFRGAIPSPRYKLAAAKPHEIIGSTPPNFLYNPANISFWGNDQYGDCVTAEEAFAKACYNPEIFISDQVAINWASANGFLNGAYLSSVLEKMVHNGFIENYFQYNDGVSSSVDWTNANILQNAIAQGPVKIGVAADQLNNVVTPGRNGWFAANFNQDHNEDHCVSLCGYGTISWLATQFGVSVPPQINGNDPGYAMFTWNSIGIIDVPSMIAITAEAWLRNPTTNIIQPVQYLKIQVKSSGQYLNILNASQANGAEACQGDTPTTDNFLWQLIPSSTVGYYLIKVASSGQYLNILNASQTNGAEACQGDTPTTDNFLWKVIAEGDYIKLQVKSSGQYLNIAGASQTNGAGACQADTPTTDNFLWKLVL, from the coding sequence ATGGCAAACGTAAATGAAAATCAACGATTTTTTCGTGGGGCGATACCCTCTCCGAGATACAAACTTGCGGCAGCAAAGCCACATGAAATAATTGGAAGTACACCACCTAATTTTCTGTACAATCCAGCCAACATCTCCTTTTGGGGTAATGATCAATATGGTGACTGTGTTACCGCTGAAGAGGCTTTTGCAAAGGCCTGTTATAATCCTGAAATATTTATTTCAGACCAGGTTGCTATAAACTGGGCTAGTGCAAATGGTTTTCTTAATGGCGCATACCTTAGTTCTGTGTTAGAAAAAATGGTGCACAATGGTTTTATCGAAAACTATTTTCAGTATAACGATGGGGTGAGCTCATCTGTAGACTGGACCAACGCTAACATTCTTCAAAATGCTATCGCTCAAGGACCTGTGAAAATTGGTGTTGCTGCCGATCAACTTAACAATGTGGTTACGCCAGGTAGAAATGGATGGTTTGCAGCAAATTTCAATCAAGACCATAACGAAGATCATTGTGTTAGTCTTTGTGGGTATGGAACGATATCCTGGCTGGCGACGCAATTCGGTGTTTCCGTTCCACCTCAAATCAATGGGAACGATCCAGGCTATGCTATGTTTACCTGGAATAGTATTGGAATTATTGATGTTCCATCGATGATTGCGATTACGGCGGAAGCCTGGCTAAGAAATCCAACAACCAATATTATCCAACCGGTCCAGTATTTAAAAATACAGGTAAAAAGTAGTGGGCAATATTTAAATATTCTGAATGCAAGCCAGGCAAATGGTGCAGAGGCATGCCAGGGCGATACCCCAACAACGGATAATTTTTTGTGGCAACTTATTCCTTCATCCACCGTTGGCTATTATTTGATTAAAGTAGCAAGTAGTGGGCAATATTTAAATATTTTGAACGCAAGCCAGACAAATGGTGCAGAGGCATGCCAGGGAGATACTCCAACAACGGACAATTTTCTTTGGAAGGTTATTGCGGAAGGAGATTACATTAAACTGCAGGTAAAAAGTAGTGGACAATATTTAAATATTGCAGGCGCAAGCCAGACAAATGGTGCAGGAGCCTGCCAGGCCGATACACCAACAACGGATAATTTTCTTTGGAAACTTGTATTGTAG